The Bartonella sp. HY038 genome includes the window AACTGTTTTGACAAGTGCACTTTCCCATTCATCTGCGGTTGGCCGCTTTGTCGGCTCATGTAATCCTTCAATGAAGGCTCTCTCAAATAGTACCTTTAAATAAGGCCCCATAATAGTATAAGGGATTTTTTGCGGATCCGCCCATGGCAACGAAGAGGGGGACACTTGGCTAAGTTTGACGGCATTACTACGATCAATAGGATGCTCGATAAAGAGAGCCCTTTCGCCCATAGATAAAAATTCGTCACGGAGTTCATCATTCATATCATGAATCTTTCCTCCGCGCAGTGGATGTCTAAAAAAGAGGTACATGTATATTAAAACGGAAAGTGCATGACGATCAGTCGTAATACTAGGTAATATTCTATGTGGAGCATCTTTTGGTAAATAGCTAGTTTTAACAACTTCTGGCGCAATAAAATCTGGTGTTCCCACAACATCAGGAGGATATTTACCTGGTACGACAAGACCATCGACATCGATAATACAGGCATGTCCTAGCTCAGGGTCTATTAATACATTCTTATAGCTAAGATCACTATGACAAAGACCCGCAGCATGCATGCGTCTAATTGCTCTGGTCAATAAAATGCAAATTCTTAAATAATTAAGTGTATTTCCTCGTTCACGTGGGTCAAGAAATTTGCTTTGATTACTCGCACTTGCAAACCACTTCCCCTCCTTTTCCTTGCCTTTAATACCGAGAGCATCATTATTTTTTGAACCATAGCGAAAGAAAAAATGCTTTTGATAGCTCGGGACTACAATACCAAGCTTACCGTCATGTTCCACAACATGAGTCGGCCAGCAAAAAAGTGATTTCCAATACTCACCACCCGCTTGTTCAAATATATTTTTTCGATAACGACTGGTAATCATATCGATACGTTCTCTTGCCTGATCATTTTGAGGTCTATGATAAAAGGCGACGACGTATGATTTATCAGGAGAGAAATAGACATTTTTCATTGCACCTGCGCCAATAACTTCATCGACATATTGGATGGTCTTTCCATCTTTTGTTTTGCAAGTAACAATATTTGTCATTTATTCTACCTTGGTTTAAAAATCACCAATAAACGATTAATGTACGATCATCATGGTTGCCATGAGAAAAAAAACTTAACCAATCAGCTAAATGCGAAGAGGCTTTTTCTTCATAAGAAAGTGGGCCTGCAAGATCGTCAACTAGTTCATCCCATTTTTGGACATTCTTTAAACCACTATCTGTTTCAAAGCGCGGATCTGAAACACCATCGGTCATCAACAATAAATGTGATACGTCAGACCATTTACCTATGCTAACTCGTTTACTGAAATTTTTATCCTTTATGATACTAGCATCGAGAAAGCGCGTTTGCCCAGCATATTCTCCACTATCGGGTATGCCAAGAATTCGAACTTTTCCTCTTGGTCCATAGGCTGCAATTGCGCCATCGCCCAACCAAAAAGAAGCAGCAAATAATTCACCATTGGCGCGCAAACATATCGTGACCAATACCGTCGTGGCAAAAGCTTTAGTGTCACTATTTACTTCCTCTGCCACGCGGCTGATTTCGCGCAGAGCATTTATTAGTGCCTCACTAAAAAGTAGATTTATAGTTTTCCAAACCTCGCGTTGATCATCTTCACTCCATTGCAAAATACGATCACTCAATTCATTACCAACTTCATTGCATAGTTTGTCATATAAATAATTTCCGACAATATCAGCAACTATTCGCGATCCTTCGCGGGAATATTTAGCACTCCCTGCTCCGTCTGCCACCAGTAAAACGCACCAACCGGACGTTTCACAACTCTTAATATAAAAATCATCATCGCAGTAGGTCCCAGCATGTTCATGCGAGCGCCCTCGGCGACGTGCGGCAGCAATATGAGCTCCCATAACACTGAGATCACGATTGACAATATGGTCTTTACGATAGGGTATTTCAGCAGAAGGCTCAATAATCTCCCAAAGGTCTTTAGGATCTGGATTAATAATAAAATTTATCTTTTTTTCACCGCTAAATTTTGAAGAAATTTTCCATTTTACGCGAACAGGAAAAGATCCACTTTGCGATGGATTGCCTTTTACTCGTTGATTTTCTTTTGAAAAAACTAGGCCAATGT containing:
- a CDS encoding helix-hairpin-helix domain-containing protein, coding for MTNIVTCKTKDGKTIQYVDEVIGAGAMKNVYFSPDKSYVVAFYHRPQNDQARERIDMITSRYRKNIFEQAGGEYWKSLFCWPTHVVEHDGKLGIVVPSYQKHFFFRYGSKNNDALGIKGKEKEGKWFASASNQSKFLDPRERGNTLNYLRICILLTRAIRRMHAAGLCHSDLSYKNVLIDPELGHACIIDVDGLVVPGKYPPDVVGTPDFIAPEVVKTSYLPKDAPHRILPSITTDRHALSVLIYMYLFFRHPLRGGKIHDMNDELRDEFLSMGERALFIEHPIDRSNAVKLSQVSPSSLPWADPQKIPYTIMGPYLKVLFERAFIEGLHEPTKRPTADEWESALVKTVDLLQPCQNNACEQKWYVFSGKTNPCCPYCNTPYKGKLPILNLYSSRQVGSYRSDDHRLMVWNGQSLFPWHVNRLIAPNERTTEEQKKRVGYFVFHNDQWWLVNEGIKGLISLDDQRTIAIGDKLPLVNNAQFILSKEEGGRLIVIQLIDN
- a CDS encoding PP2C family serine/threonine-protein phosphatase, with translation MDKNDTLEIKIAKFILKEIGQAYEPDSQLDYIDNLSKALHEANDFQQLLKQIKKDIGKPHIIIDDNHILGTNIINTQISITEISSDAKQSDIDNNKIPDQQNNLDENQENNNPCLNEKTLTTDSQQSSHFFSLQKSNLSEYPQEPIISISIANAHIGKPFDVPINIIADNNDVVEIIDIIFPDDIGLVFSKENQRVKGNPSQSGSFPVRVKWKISSKFSGEKKINFIINPDPKDLWEIIEPSAEIPYRKDHIVNRDLSVMGAHIAAARRRGRSHEHAGTYCDDDFYIKSCETSGWCVLLVADGAGSAKYSREGSRIVADIVGNYLYDKLCNEVGNELSDRILQWSEDDQREVWKTINLLFSEALINALREISRVAEEVNSDTKAFATTVLVTICLRANGELFAASFWLGDGAIAAYGPRGKVRILGIPDSGEYAGQTRFLDASIIKDKNFSKRVSIGKWSDVSHLLLMTDGVSDPRFETDSGLKNVQKWDELVDDLAGPLSYEEKASSHLADWLSFFSHGNHDDRTLIVYW